Proteins from one Stenotrophomonas aracearum genomic window:
- a CDS encoding type II toxin-antitoxin system RelE/ParE family toxin, with translation MSRTFKTSWFAKKAKKIGISDADLCRAVKQVRLGQAEDLGGGVFKKRLHNNEYRSIILAKGGRYWIFNFIFSKQGKKSLDEDELEDFRTLAKAYGRMDGTQLTVLLKDKDLVEICHENEDQIQE, from the coding sequence ATGAGCCGCACGTTCAAGACCAGTTGGTTCGCCAAGAAGGCTAAGAAGATCGGCATCAGCGACGCTGACTTATGCAGGGCTGTGAAACAGGTCCGGCTGGGCCAAGCGGAAGATCTCGGCGGCGGGGTCTTCAAGAAACGCCTTCATAACAACGAGTACCGCAGCATCATCCTGGCGAAAGGCGGCCGATACTGGATCTTCAACTTCATCTTCTCCAAGCAAGGCAAGAAGAGCCTGGACGAAGACGAACTGGAAGACTTCCGGACACTTGCGAAAGCCTACGGAAGGATGGACGGAACGCAGCTGACCGTTCTGCTGAAAGACAAAGACCTGGTGGAGATCTGCCATGAAAACGAAGACCAGATTCAAGAGTGA
- the smpB gene encoding SsrA-binding protein SmpB: protein MSKNSAKDKAKNATANKTIALNKRARHEYSLEDRYEAGLALRGWEVKSIRAGRGNIIDAYAYVKDGEIFLIGAQITPLIQASTHVVANDRRERKLLLHRSEIDKLVGKVERDGYTIVPTAMYWSKNKIKLEVALAKGKQTHDKRDAEKDRDWAREKQRTMRRHNRDA from the coding sequence ATGAGCAAGAACAGCGCCAAGGATAAAGCAAAGAACGCGACGGCCAACAAAACCATCGCGCTCAACAAGCGTGCCCGCCACGAGTACTCGCTGGAGGACCGCTACGAGGCCGGCCTGGCCCTGCGGGGCTGGGAGGTCAAATCGATCCGCGCCGGGCGCGGCAACATCATCGACGCCTATGCCTATGTGAAGGACGGCGAGATCTTCCTGATCGGGGCCCAGATCACCCCGCTGATCCAGGCCTCCACCCACGTGGTCGCCAACGACCGCCGCGAGCGCAAGCTGCTGCTCCACCGCAGCGAGATCGACAAGCTGGTCGGCAAGGTCGAGCGGGACGGCTACACCATCGTGCCCACCGCGATGTACTGGAGCAAGAACAAGATCAAGCTGGAAGTGGCGCTGGCCAAGGGCAAGCAGACCCACGACAAGCGCGACGCCGAAAAGGACCGCGACTGGGCCCGCGAAAAGCAGCGCACCATGCGCCGCCACAACCGCGACGCCTGA